In Abditibacteriaceae bacterium, one DNA window encodes the following:
- a CDS encoding immunity 53 family protein: protein MNEQINEIEWIQNWYLSQCDGDWEHSFAITITNLDNPGWQISIPLSETELELRFFDPIDLRRSEQDWVRCWTAMGWEIGGEQLGIPPRVQYFQALCGPQNLIESLKIFRQWATSRAVNS, encoded by the coding sequence ATGAATGAACAAATTAATGAGATTGAGTGGATACAGAATTGGTACTTATCCCAATGCGACGGAGACTGGGAACATAGTTTTGCGATCACCATTACAAACTTAGACAATCCGGGGTGGCAAATTAGCATTCCTCTTTCAGAAACAGAACTAGAACTTCGATTTTTTGACCCCATCGACCTGAGACGAAGTGAGCAAGACTGGGTAAGATGCTGGACTGCCATGGGGTGGGAGATAGGGGGAGAGCAGTTGGGGATTCCACCACGTGTGCAATACTTTCAGGCTTTGTGCGGCCCCCAAAATTTAATCGAATCTTTAAAAATATTTAGACAATGGGCCACTTCAAGAGCAGTTAATTCATGA
- a CDS encoding DNA modification methylase produces MEEQKVRKTVYAVDDEFKSLIPPLQAEERLRLVQSLLDEGCRDALIVWKEQKILVDGHNRYEICREHGIPYKVTERTFTGRDHVKQWIITNQIARRNISKNWRDYLIGLEYRSLKQQGARTDLTSPQNGEKSKTTTAQKVAASHDVSKTTVERAAKFSTAVDQVAEKYGNEYRYKLLDKDIVLPQKDLDKFLKLSNAYQRAALELLDSGKAKSLEAAYHLHQKRINQRQQGTGGDEFDEEEGPPATFCQEGDLWKLGIHYLGCFDATLERSYDLLMGGNRASIVFTDPPYNANYIHKGEKILNDSLTPEQFRHLLDTSLTHMLKHCDGAAYICMGATEIDVLKQSFKQSGGHFGDLLIWVKNTTTMGWSDFQRQYELILYGWREGGTHYFAPSRSESNVWAVDSNTTNEWHIAQKPIALIERAIRLSTRKRGEIVLDPFAGSGSTLIACHRKVRRAYLMELDPKRCDKLVERFVRETQFELMPMLARRNGEEVLRSLRQVCESDEKLSDWFTKERKKFGHAN; encoded by the coding sequence ATGGAGGAGCAAAAAGTGCGTAAAACCGTCTACGCTGTTGATGATGAATTTAAATCTTTGATTCCACCGCTTCAAGCAGAGGAAAGGCTACGGCTTGTGCAGAGCCTGCTGGACGAGGGTTGTCGCGACGCCCTTATCGTCTGGAAGGAGCAAAAAATTTTAGTGGACGGCCACAATCGATACGAGATTTGTCGGGAACACGGTATTCCGTACAAGGTTACGGAACGCACTTTCACTGGGCGCGACCATGTGAAGCAATGGATTATCACCAATCAAATTGCACGCCGAAACATTTCAAAGAATTGGCGCGATTACCTTATAGGGTTGGAATATCGCAGTCTTAAGCAGCAGGGGGCACGGACAGATCTCACTTCTCCCCAAAATGGTGAGAAGTCGAAGACCACGACCGCGCAAAAGGTTGCAGCGTCCCATGATGTCAGCAAAACAACGGTGGAGAGAGCGGCCAAGTTTTCAACGGCTGTCGATCAGGTGGCCGAAAAATACGGTAATGAATATCGATATAAGCTTCTCGACAAGGACATTGTTCTGCCGCAGAAAGATCTTGATAAATTCCTTAAGTTGAGTAACGCATATCAGCGGGCTGCATTAGAGCTGTTAGACAGCGGCAAGGCCAAGTCTCTTGAAGCCGCTTATCATCTGCATCAGAAACGAATTAATCAGCGCCAGCAAGGAACCGGAGGCGATGAATTCGACGAAGAAGAGGGGCCTCCTGCGACCTTTTGTCAGGAAGGCGATCTATGGAAGCTCGGAATCCATTATCTGGGCTGTTTTGATGCAACCTTAGAAAGATCTTATGACCTGCTAATGGGGGGAAATCGTGCCTCGATTGTTTTCACAGATCCTCCGTACAACGCAAATTACATTCATAAGGGTGAAAAGATCCTGAATGATAGCTTGACACCCGAACAATTTCGTCATCTGTTGGACACTTCCCTCACTCATATGTTGAAGCATTGTGATGGTGCCGCATACATTTGTATGGGAGCAACAGAGATCGATGTTTTAAAGCAATCCTTCAAACAATCAGGAGGGCATTTCGGTGATTTGCTAATCTGGGTAAAAAACACTACCACTATGGGTTGGTCAGACTTCCAGCGTCAGTACGAGCTAATATTGTACGGATGGAGAGAGGGTGGCACACATTACTTTGCGCCCTCCCGATCTGAATCTAATGTATGGGCGGTGGATAGCAACACCACAAATGAATGGCATATCGCCCAAAAGCCTATTGCCTTGATTGAGCGGGCTATCCGCCTGAGCACCCGAAAACGAGGAGAAATTGTGCTTGACCCGTTCGCAGGATCGGGGTCGACCTTGATCGCTTGCCACCGAAAAGTGCGTCGAGCATATTTAATGGAGCTTGACCCAAAACGGTGCGATAAGCTCGTTGAAAGATTTGTCAGGGAAACACAATTTGAGTTAATGCCAATGTTAGCCAGACGCAACGGGGAAGAAGTCCTACGCTCTCTACGACAGGTTTGTGAGTCTGATGAGAAATTGAGTGATTGGTTCACAAAAGAGCGAAAGAAATTCGGGCATGCCAATTAA